The following nucleotide sequence is from Methanobacterium sp. Maddingley MBC34.
CGTAGTATCTGTCGGGCCATTAACCAGTAGACTAGTGCGATTGCTTTTCTTCCTTTGTTGTTTACTGGTATGACGATATCTACGTTGCCCAGGAGGTTTTCTGTGTCACAGAGTGCCACTACAGGTAATCCTATCTGTTTTGCTTCGATTATTGCCTGTGAGTCGCTTCTGGGGTCGGTTACCATTAACACTTCTGGTTCTATGAACTTCCCGTAGTTGGGGTTGGTTAATGTTCCGGGTATGAACCTTCCAGGGATGGTTCGGGCTCCGGTGAGTTCTCCGAATCTGCGGACTGGTGTCTGACCGTACTGTCTGGTTGACACTGCCAGTATATCGTCTGGGTTGAATTTTGCCAAGAATTTGGCGGCTGATACGATTCTATCGTTGGTTTTTCGCACATCCAGGACGTAGAGTCCGTCGGCTCGTACACGGTATATGTATCGTTCCATGTCCTTGGTCTTCTGTTGTGTTCCTATGTGTAATCCTGCTGCTAAATATTTGTCCAATGGAATTAGTAGTTCTGACAACTTACCACCTCTAATAAATTTCCTTTCGTATTTTAATTATCTTAATTAATCTGAGGATTCCCACCAAAAAGGTTATAATGGGGGATTATTTATTCCTCTTAATTATTTGGAATTTGATTTATTCTTCTTCAACTTTAACTGCTTCGTTGGGACATACGTCCATGCAGACTTCGCATAAGCTGCAGTCTTCTTTGTTCTGTACGACGATTTTTTCTCCGTCTAATATTAGAACTTCCATGGGACATACGTCCACACATTCAGCACAGTCTGCTCCGTCGCAGTTATCGTGGTCGATTGTTATTTTAACCATTTGAAGATTCTCCTTGAATTTAATTTTATCAGTTTATGATTTTGTAATATCAAATATATTAACCAGTTAGCATTATATTGATATTTAAAACCATCTAGGGTTTTTAAAAACATCTAGGGAGTATTTCCAAGGACTCTGGAAGAGGCCCTGGTTTCAATTCCCTACTTACCAGATGATTTCTGCCATCTGCGGGTTGCTCATTTCCTCTTCTATACGGATGAGTTCGTTGAGTTTTGCTATTCTTTCCCCGCCCAGTGCCCCGGTTTTGATAATGGGACAGTTCCAGGCTACTGCCAGGTGAGCTATGGTTTCATCAGTGGTTTCACCTGAACGGTGGGATACCACTGGAACGTACCTGTTGGTCCTTGCCAGGTTTACAGTGGCGTAAGTATCACTGAGAGTTCCGATCTGGTTGGGTTTTATGATTATGGAATTACCTGCGGATTTTTCGATTCCTTCAGCCAGTATATCTGCATTGGTCACGAAGATGTCATCTCCACAGATCAGGGATTTTTTACCTGCTTTCTGTGTCAAGTCAGCGAATCCCTGGAAGTCTCCTTCCCGGATAGGGTCTTCCACAAAGAACATTTTGTAGGTGTTTATGATGTCGTTGACGTAGTCTACCTGTTCTGCAGTATCCCTTTTAACTCCTTCTTTGCTGTAAACATACTTTTCTGCATCAGCGTCCCAGAACTCACTGGCTGCCATGTCCAGGCAGGGTTTTACCATTACACCAGTCTCGTCTGACACTTCTGCACAGGAAGTGGTCTGGATTTCCAGTGCTTCCTGGTTGGTGAGGTTGGGTGCCCATCCTCCTTCATCTCCTTTTCCACCGGTAAAGAGAGCATCTTTTGCCTGAATTTTCTCCCTTATCCTTTTGTGAACTGCAACATTGGTGAACACTGCTTCGGTGATGTTTTCTGCACCCACTGGCAGAACCAGGAATTCCTGGATGTCAGGGGCGTTACGACCGGCGTGTGCTCCTCCGTTGATCATGTTTCCCAGTGGGAATGGTATCTGGGAGGGCATGTTACCTCCTAAGAAACGGTACAGGGGCAGGTTGTAGGATGCTGCTGCGGCTTTGGCCACTGCCATGGACACAGCTACGGTGGTGTTACCGCCTATGGCGGATAAATTTTCAGTACCGTCGATTTCCTTTAAAACCAGATCTATCTCCTGAAGGTCCTCGGCATCCATACCGATGAGTTCAGCGGAGATTATATCCTCGACTTCTTCAATAATACCATCTACCCCTCCTGTAGGGAATGAGACCACTTCACGGACTCCGGTACTGGCTCCGCTTGGTGCAGCTGCCCTTCCGAATCCGTTCCAGGTGATTACATCCACTTCCAGGGTTGGGTTTCCTCTGCTATCTAAAATTTTTCTAACCCGGATGTCTTCAATAACACTATCCATTAAAAAACACCTCTTCAAATAAAAAAATAGTGGTTTTTTAGTTCATTTGATTAAATAATGATCTTATTCTTAATGAGGGCCTTTCTATGTAAATTATTATAACCAGATGTCTTTTATGTAAATTTACATTGGCCGAACATCTAATGGGAGTACCTTTTTATCAAGCTCAATGACTGCGATGTCAATTGTATCCATATCAGGGGTTACATCCACCATTGGCTTTGCTCCCATGGAAAGTTGTAATGCTCGGGCACCAATTAATCTGGCCCTTTCAAAACGGTTTAATTTTTTACTTGCCATGGATTTTTCTCCTCTTTTTTTTATTTGGTGAAATAAAATTTTTTTTGGTGAATTTGAGTAAGAGTAATGGGGCCGCCGAGATTTGAACTCGGGTCGCCAGCATTCCGGTGAATTGACCATCCCCGTTCCAGTTGTAAGAAATCCCTTGGGACCCTCTACTTGAAGTCACTTCCCAGAGAAGATGAAAATCTTCAACATGGAGTATCTTTCCAAGAGATGAAATAACAATCCTGGAAACTTCTTTCAATGGCTGGGAGGATGGACCATGCTACCCTACGGCCCCTACCAAACTTCTACATGGGCGATGAACATTCTCCGGCAACAGTACTTGGTTATTCCCAGATCATCCAGGACATCTTTGGGATTTTCTCCCATTTCAGTCCTTTTCTGGAAATCTTCAAAGTAGGCTGAAATTACCTTACCACAGCTCAAACATCTTACTGGAATCATGTTCTCCTCTTTTTACTATAAATCCTCATGTTATTTATAAATTTAGTATAAAATAATGGGGTGATGAATTTATCGGTAACTCTTCTGCCTGCGGGCTCGGGCACCGCGACCACCGTATTTTTTGGGTTCTGATCTTCGGGGGTCTCCTACCAGCATGGTACGGTCGTAGTGACTGAACTTTTCTTTAAGTTCAATGTCTCCAGTCCACTGTACCAGTCCTTTGGCAATTACCATACGGGCGGCTTCTGCCTGTCCCATAACTCCGCCACCAATAACTTTAACATCTATGTCAACCTGGTCTATTAAGTCCCCAGCCAGGGTGAGGGGTTCGTTGATCTTCAATCGTGCCAGTTCTGGGTCGTAT
It contains:
- a CDS encoding DNA-directed RNA polymerase, subunit N (RpoN/RPB10) (PFAM: RNA polymerases N / 8 kDa subunit) is translated as MIPVRCLSCGKVISAYFEDFQKRTEMGENPKDVLDDLGITKYCCRRMFIAHVEVW
- a CDS encoding dissimilatory sulfite reductase (desulfoviridin), alpha/beta subunit, which gives rise to MVKITIDHDNCDGADCAECVDVCPMEVLILDGEKIVVQNKEDCSLCEVCMDVCPNEAVKVEEE
- a CDS encoding ribosomal protein Sa/S2 (PFAM: Ribosomal protein S2~TIGRFAM: ribosomal protein Sa(cytosolic)/S2(archaeal)); amino-acid sequence: MSELLIPLDKYLAAGLHIGTQQKTKDMERYIYRVRADGLYVLDVRKTNDRIVSAAKFLAKFNPDDILAVSTRQYGQTPVRRFGELTGARTIPGRFIPGTLTNPNYGKFIEPEVLMVTDPRSDSQAIIEAKQIGLPVVALCDTENLLGNVDIVIPVNNKGRKAIALVYWLMARQILREREVLAPEEDLDILPSEFELKI
- a CDS encoding phosphopyruvate hydratase (PFAM: Enolase, N-terminal domain; Enolase, C-terminal TIM barrel domain~TIGRFAM: phosphopyruvate hydratase) codes for the protein MDSVIEDIRVRKILDSRGNPTLEVDVITWNGFGRAAAPSGASTGVREVVSFPTGGVDGIIEEVEDIISAELIGMDAEDLQEIDLVLKEIDGTENLSAIGGNTTVAVSMAVAKAAAASYNLPLYRFLGGNMPSQIPFPLGNMINGGAHAGRNAPDIQEFLVLPVGAENITEAVFTNVAVHKRIREKIQAKDALFTGGKGDEGGWAPNLTNQEALEIQTTSCAEVSDETGVMVKPCLDMAASEFWDADAEKYVYSKEGVKRDTAEQVDYVNDIINTYKMFFVEDPIREGDFQGFADLTQKAGKKSLICGDDIFVTNADILAEGIEKSAGNSIIIKPNQIGTLSDTYATVNLARTNRYVPVVSHRSGETTDETIAHLAVAWNCPIIKTGALGGERIAKLNELIRIEEEMSNPQMAEIIW
- a CDS encoding DNA-directed RNA polymerase, subunit K/omega (PFAM: RNA polymerase Rpb6) translates to MASKKLNRFERARLIGARALQLSMGAKPMVDVTPDMDTIDIAVIELDKKVLPLDVRPM
- a CDS encoding archaeal ribosomal protein S9P (PFAM: Ribosomal protein S9/S16~TIGRFAM: archaeal ribosomal protein S9P); the protein is MKKVIHTSGKRKTAIARGKFREGKGRIRINKQPVELYDPELARLKINEPLTLAGDLIDQVDIDVKVIGGGVMGQAEAARMVIAKGLVQWTGDIELKEKFSHYDRTMLVGDPRRSEPKKYGGRGARARRQKSYR